The following coding sequences are from one Polynucleobacter sp. JS-JIR-II-50 window:
- a CDS encoding OsmC domain/YcaO domain-containing protein → MEIKVNFLDKLRLEAKFDDFTVIADQPIRYKGDGSAPGPFDYFLASSALCAAYFVKLYCETRNISTENIRLSQNNIVDPENRYKQIFKIQVELPTDISATDRQGILRSIERCTVKKVVQEGLDFVIEQVANLDADAQSLLTLKPDVSASTHILGKDLPLEETIANMSGLLANLGIKIEIASWRNLIPNVWSLHIRDAHSPMCFTNGKGATKESALASALGEYIERLSNNHFYAGAYWGEDIANAEFVHYPNERWFKPGKKDALPTEILDEYCQNIYNPDGELKASHLVDTNSGNVERGICSLPYVRQSDGETVYFPSNLIENLFVSNGMSAGNTLAEAQVQCLSEIFERAVKREILEGEIALPDVPQEVLAKYPGILAGIQSLEEQGFPVLVKDASLGGIYPVMCVTLMNPRTGGVFASFGAHPSLEVALERSLTELLQGRSLEGLNDLPPPTFASEAVTEPNNFVEHFIDSSGIVSWRFFSAKSDYEFVEWDFSSRGEDSNAKEAQTLFGILKEIGKEAYVAVYDQLGATACRILVPGYSEIYPIEDLIWDNTNKSLLFRKDVLNLSQLDDASLSALLDRLENNELDEYGDIATLIGIEFDENTVWGQLTVLELKLLIHLVLKQFEEAHELVGAFLQFNDNTVERKLFYQALDAALEVHLDDELEMSDYESNFRRMYGDARMDAVLGSIDGSVRFCGLTPTSMKLEGLDRHHRLIDSYRKLHKARASSAKAK, encoded by the coding sequence ATGGAAATTAAAGTCAATTTTCTCGATAAGCTTCGTCTAGAGGCAAAGTTTGATGACTTTACGGTCATTGCTGACCAGCCAATTCGATATAAGGGCGATGGTTCTGCCCCAGGGCCGTTTGATTACTTCTTAGCCTCATCTGCTTTATGCGCAGCTTACTTTGTAAAGCTGTATTGCGAAACTCGGAATATTTCTACCGAGAATATTCGGCTCTCACAAAACAATATTGTCGACCCAGAAAACCGCTACAAACAAATCTTTAAAATTCAAGTTGAGTTGCCGACCGATATTTCAGCAACTGATCGACAAGGTATTCTGCGCTCAATTGAGCGTTGTACGGTTAAGAAGGTGGTGCAGGAAGGCCTCGATTTTGTTATTGAGCAGGTTGCTAATCTTGATGCTGATGCGCAGAGTCTATTGACCTTAAAGCCTGACGTTAGTGCTAGCACCCATATTCTGGGTAAAGATCTGCCCCTGGAGGAAACGATTGCCAATATGTCGGGTCTTTTGGCTAATCTTGGTATTAAGATCGAAATCGCTTCGTGGCGCAATCTGATTCCCAATGTATGGTCATTACATATACGTGATGCGCATTCCCCGATGTGCTTTACCAATGGTAAAGGCGCAACCAAAGAAAGCGCTTTAGCTTCTGCTCTGGGCGAATATATCGAGCGCTTGAGCAATAACCATTTTTATGCAGGTGCATATTGGGGCGAGGATATTGCTAATGCAGAGTTTGTGCATTACCCCAATGAGCGTTGGTTCAAGCCTGGCAAAAAAGATGCATTGCCCACTGAAATTCTAGATGAATACTGTCAAAACATTTATAACCCAGATGGAGAGCTAAAAGCTTCACATCTAGTGGACACCAATTCCGGTAATGTAGAGCGCGGCATCTGTTCATTGCCGTACGTGCGGCAATCCGACGGCGAGACTGTATATTTTCCATCCAACCTGATTGAAAATTTATTCGTCAGTAATGGTATGAGTGCTGGTAATACCTTAGCCGAAGCCCAGGTACAGTGCTTGTCAGAGATTTTTGAGCGAGCAGTAAAGCGTGAAATTCTGGAAGGCGAAATTGCATTACCGGATGTACCGCAGGAAGTGCTCGCGAAGTATCCCGGCATTCTGGCTGGTATTCAGAGTCTAGAGGAGCAGGGTTTCCCGGTATTGGTTAAAGATGCATCACTCGGCGGCATCTATCCAGTCATGTGCGTCACCTTAATGAACCCAAGAACAGGTGGTGTCTTTGCCTCATTTGGCGCACATCCAAGTCTTGAAGTTGCCTTAGAGAGAAGTTTGACTGAGTTATTGCAGGGCCGTAGCTTAGAAGGCCTGAATGATTTGCCCCCACCTACCTTTGCCAGCGAGGCTGTGACTGAGCCCAACAACTTTGTGGAGCACTTCATTGATTCCAGTGGCATTGTGTCTTGGCGCTTCTTCAGCGCCAAATCAGATTATGAATTTGTAGAGTGGGACTTCTCTAGCAGGGGTGAGGATTCGAATGCTAAAGAGGCACAAACTCTGTTCGGTATTCTGAAAGAGATTGGCAAAGAGGCTTATGTAGCTGTCTATGATCAACTGGGCGCAACAGCTTGTCGAATCTTAGTGCCTGGCTACTCTGAGATCTACCCAATTGAAGATTTGATTTGGGACAACACTAATAAGTCTTTGCTGTTCCGCAAGGATGTTCTCAATTTATCCCAACTAGACGATGCTAGTTTATCTGCACTTCTGGATCGTTTGGAAAATAACGAGCTAGATGAGTATGGCGATATCGCCACATTAATTGGCATTGAGTTTGATGAGAATACCGTTTGGGGTCAACTTACTGTTCTCGAGCTAAAGCTGTTGATTCATCTTGTTTTAAAGCAATTTGAGGAAGCACATGAGCTAGTGGGTGCCTTTCTTCAGTTCAACGACAATACAGTAGAGCGTAAATTGTTTTACCAAGCCCTAGATGCTGCCCTTGAAGTTCACCTAGATGATGAATTAGAGATGTCAGACTATGAATCGAACTTCCGCCGTATGTATGGTGATGCTAGGATGGATGCCGTTTTGGGTTCAATCGATGGCAGCGTTCGTTTCTGCGGTTTAACGCCAACGAGTATGAAGTTAGAGGGGCTAGATAGGCACCATCGTTTGATCGATAGCTATCGTAAGCTACATAAGGCAAGAGCTAGTAGCGCTAAAGCTAAATAA
- the ahpF gene encoding alkyl hydroperoxide reductase subunit F, which produces MLDTNIKSQLKVYFEKIVSPIVLVASLDDSDSSKQMLELLNEVAEQSDKISLKTDGKSEHIPSFTVSKTDQEARITFAGLPMGHEMTSFILAILQASGYPAKVEQEVIDRITRLDGKLSFQTFISLSCHNCPDVVQALNLMAALNPNVTHEMVDGALYQGLVDQYQIMAVPTVILNGEVFGQGRMSVEEIVAKLDTSTPKEEAAKLSAKEPFDVLVIGGGPAGAAAAIYAARKGIRTGIVAERFGGQVMDTMGIENFISVKETEGPKLVQALEQHVKSYEVDIMNLQRANALRKTNHGLEVELANGAVLTSKSVIISTGARWREMNVPGEQEYRGKGVAYCPHCDGPLFKGKRVAVIGGGNSGVEAAIDLAGIVSHVTLIEFDSKLRADAVLQKKMASMPNVTVIMSALTKEVLGANGKVNGLRYQDRTNNTEHNIELEGIFVQIGLLPNTDWLKGSIDLSKHGEVIVDAKGETSLPGVFAAGDCTTVPYKQIIIAMGEGAKASLGAFDYLIRSSVTEPEDAVAA; this is translated from the coding sequence ATGCTCGATACCAATATCAAATCCCAGTTAAAGGTATATTTTGAAAAGATCGTTAGCCCGATCGTTCTCGTGGCTAGCCTCGATGACAGCGACAGCTCTAAGCAGATGCTGGAGCTCTTAAATGAAGTGGCTGAGCAGTCTGACAAGATCAGCTTAAAAACTGACGGCAAGAGTGAGCATATTCCTAGCTTTACCGTTAGCAAGACTGATCAAGAGGCACGCATTACCTTTGCCGGCCTACCAATGGGTCACGAAATGACCTCTTTCATTTTGGCTATTTTGCAGGCCAGTGGCTACCCAGCCAAAGTTGAGCAAGAAGTGATTGATCGCATTACTAGATTGGATGGCAAGCTTAGCTTTCAGACCTTCATCTCTTTGTCATGCCACAACTGTCCTGACGTTGTACAGGCGCTGAACTTAATGGCAGCCCTCAATCCAAACGTTACCCATGAAATGGTTGATGGCGCCCTCTATCAAGGCTTGGTAGATCAATACCAAATCATGGCTGTTCCAACCGTGATTCTCAATGGTGAAGTATTTGGTCAAGGACGCATGAGCGTTGAAGAGATTGTTGCCAAATTAGATACCTCCACACCGAAAGAAGAGGCTGCGAAGCTTTCTGCTAAAGAGCCCTTTGACGTTTTAGTTATTGGCGGCGGGCCTGCTGGTGCTGCTGCTGCAATCTACGCGGCACGTAAAGGTATTCGCACTGGTATTGTGGCTGAACGTTTTGGCGGGCAAGTCATGGACACCATGGGTATTGAAAACTTCATTTCTGTAAAAGAAACTGAAGGGCCTAAATTAGTGCAAGCACTTGAGCAACATGTGAAGAGCTATGAAGTCGACATCATGAACTTACAGCGCGCCAATGCTTTGCGCAAAACGAATCATGGTCTTGAAGTGGAATTGGCTAATGGCGCAGTCCTCACTAGCAAGTCTGTAATCATCAGCACCGGCGCTCGCTGGAGAGAAATGAATGTTCCTGGCGAACAAGAATACCGCGGTAAAGGGGTTGCTTACTGCCCTCATTGTGATGGCCCTTTATTTAAAGGCAAGCGTGTTGCAGTGATTGGCGGCGGTAATTCCGGTGTTGAGGCTGCAATTGATTTAGCGGGGATCGTTAGTCACGTTACCTTAATTGAGTTTGATAGCAAATTGCGTGCTGATGCGGTGTTGCAAAAGAAGATGGCTAGCATGCCAAACGTAACCGTCATCATGAGCGCCCTCACCAAAGAAGTATTGGGTGCCAATGGCAAAGTCAATGGCTTGCGCTACCAAGACCGTACCAACAACACTGAGCACAATATTGAATTGGAAGGCATCTTTGTCCAAATCGGCTTGTTACCAAATACTGATTGGCTTAAAGGCAGCATTGATTTATCCAAGCACGGCGAAGTCATCGTCGATGCAAAAGGTGAAACCTCTTTGCCGGGAGTATTTGCAGCGGGAGACTGCACCACCGTTCCATACAAGCAAATCATTATTGCGATGGGTGAAGGTGCTAAAGCCTCGCTAGGAGCATTTGATTACCTCATTCGCTCATCGGTTACTGAGCCAGAAGACGCGGTTGCTGCGTAA
- a CDS encoding OmpA family protein: MSFMKQGLIAISIAALALLTACVTDGKYNQLDQAYSQLQQAYQGDEVEIRQLQGELRITIRDKILFPEGGYRLNAKAEQVLAKMAPTLSGFKNTKVVVRGYTDNVAIGADLRKQGIATNLDLSSKRADNVVDYLIRKGVSQGLISAQGMGESNPIASNATPEGRAQNRRIEVTLVGPGN; the protein is encoded by the coding sequence ATGAGTTTCATGAAACAAGGATTAATTGCCATATCTATTGCAGCACTTGCACTCTTAACTGCTTGCGTTACTGATGGCAAATACAACCAATTGGACCAGGCCTATAGCCAGCTTCAACAGGCCTACCAAGGCGACGAAGTGGAAATTCGTCAATTACAGGGTGAATTGCGCATTACGATTCGCGACAAAATTTTGTTCCCAGAGGGTGGCTATCGTTTAAATGCTAAGGCCGAACAGGTATTGGCAAAGATGGCCCCAACATTATCTGGCTTCAAAAATACTAAGGTAGTGGTTCGTGGTTATACAGATAACGTTGCTATTGGTGCTGATCTTCGTAAGCAAGGAATTGCAACCAATCTTGATCTGTCTTCAAAGCGGGCAGATAACGTAGTCGACTACCTCATTCGCAAGGGCGTAAGTCAGGGACTTATTTCTGCGCAAGGCATGGGTGAATCTAATCCGATTGCCTCTAATGCAACTCCAGAAGGTCGTGCACAGAATCGTCGTATTGAAGTTACCTTGGTCGGCCCAGGCAATTAA
- a CDS encoding DUF1622 domain-containing protein, with amino-acid sequence MNQIEIIRDVSDVMDALGVAVVSIGVLWGLFCFAKGLITQTADIAYKTFRIQIVRSLILGLEVLVAGDVIRTVAISPTLTSVAVLGAIVLIRCFLSWSLTLEIDGRWPWQAPRSGQSE; translated from the coding sequence ATGAATCAAATTGAAATTATTAGAGATGTCAGCGATGTGATGGATGCTCTTGGAGTCGCCGTGGTGTCCATCGGTGTTTTATGGGGCCTCTTCTGTTTTGCAAAAGGCTTGATTACGCAGACGGCCGATATTGCTTATAAAACCTTTCGCATACAAATCGTGCGCTCGCTTATTCTGGGGCTCGAAGTCCTGGTTGCGGGTGATGTGATTAGGACGGTAGCCATAAGTCCAACATTGACCAGTGTGGCGGTACTGGGCGCCATTGTATTAATTCGTTGTTTCTTGAGTTGGTCTTTGACATTGGAGATTGATGGCCGCTGGCCATGGCAAGCACCTAGATCAGGTCAATCAGAATAA
- a CDS encoding nitroreductase codes for MKTLTAAEAITSRMSVRAFTKEAVSKEIILKLLDISARAPSGTNTQPWKAYVVEGEALDNLCKKVCAAYDDIALNPELAKEYQSAYDYYPTKWFSPYIDRRRENGWGLYGLLGITKGDKDKMHAQHRKNFEAFGAPVCIFFTIDKELGRGSMLDYGMFLQNMMVAARGEGLDTCPQAAWNDYAKIILPCVGAKENEMLVCGMALGYADKNALVNSFHTPRVSAEEFTTWVK; via the coding sequence ATGAAGACATTAACTGCTGCCGAGGCAATTACCTCACGTATGTCGGTAAGAGCTTTTACAAAAGAAGCCGTCTCAAAAGAGATCATCCTCAAGCTGCTCGATATCTCTGCGCGAGCACCCTCAGGTACCAATACACAACCTTGGAAGGCCTATGTTGTAGAGGGTGAGGCACTTGATAATTTATGCAAAAAGGTATGCGCTGCTTATGATGACATTGCACTTAATCCCGAGTTGGCGAAAGAATATCAATCTGCATACGACTATTACCCCACCAAATGGTTTAGCCCTTACATAGATAGACGTCGTGAAAACGGTTGGGGCTTGTATGGTTTATTAGGGATTACTAAAGGCGATAAAGACAAGATGCATGCTCAGCATCGAAAAAACTTTGAGGCATTTGGTGCGCCAGTTTGCATCTTCTTCACTATCGATAAGGAGCTTGGTAGAGGCTCGATGCTTGACTATGGAATGTTCTTGCAAAATATGATGGTTGCTGCCAGAGGTGAGGGTTTGGATACCTGCCCACAAGCCGCTTGGAATGATTACGCAAAGATCATCCTGCCTTGTGTTGGTGCGAAAGAGAATGAGATGCTTGTGTGCGGTATGGCACTAGGATATGCCGACAAAAACGCCTTAGTGAACAGTTTTCACACTCCCAGAGTCAGTGCAGAGGAATTTACTACCTGGGTAAAGTAG
- a CDS encoding linear amide C-N hydrolase → MKKRMFNKLLAASVSATLAFAPLMSDACTSFLLKGSDGGYVYGRTMEFGLPLNSQLTTIPRAYAHKGIGVDGKYGSGLNWNSKYAVAGMNALGLPELVDGMNEKGLIGGVLNFPNSAAYQAVTQAESSNSINSVQVLTYVLTNFATVDEVKAGLPKIKVNGAKLAVYGNQTPPVHYTFHDSNGKSIVVEYSKNGLSIMDNPTTVLTNDPPFQDHLNSIGNYANLSKVEKPPLVINGATYAAPSSGNGLHGLPGDFLSPSRFIRALFLSNSVPTNFTNAQMDGAAWHILGSFDIPPGSVTLPASNPYGGGTGGYEVTEWSIVANNKTMIYNVKMFENNNTYAFDLKKMDVNAKEMKYVKLAQPKILVPVN, encoded by the coding sequence ATGAAAAAACGGATGTTTAATAAATTACTAGCCGCTTCGGTTTCGGCGACCTTGGCATTCGCACCATTGATGAGTGATGCTTGTACTAGCTTCTTACTCAAAGGGAGCGATGGCGGCTATGTTTATGGCCGCACAATGGAATTTGGTTTGCCCTTGAATTCGCAATTGACGACTATTCCAAGAGCTTATGCTCATAAGGGCATTGGTGTTGATGGTAAATATGGTTCTGGTCTGAATTGGAATTCTAAATATGCAGTAGCTGGCATGAATGCGCTTGGCTTGCCTGAGTTGGTAGATGGTATGAATGAAAAAGGCCTGATTGGAGGCGTATTAAATTTTCCAAATAGTGCTGCTTACCAGGCGGTTACTCAAGCTGAGTCATCCAATAGCATTAATTCAGTTCAGGTGCTCACTTATGTGCTGACAAATTTTGCTACCGTTGATGAAGTAAAGGCTGGCCTACCAAAGATTAAAGTGAATGGCGCAAAGTTGGCTGTTTATGGGAATCAAACTCCACCGGTGCACTACACATTCCATGACAGCAATGGCAAAAGTATTGTGGTCGAGTATTCCAAAAATGGATTATCTATCATGGACAATCCAACGACTGTATTGACAAATGATCCCCCATTTCAGGATCACCTTAACAGCATTGGAAATTATGCCAATCTCTCTAAGGTAGAGAAGCCACCACTAGTCATTAATGGAGCAACTTACGCAGCACCGAGTTCTGGTAATGGATTGCATGGTCTTCCTGGCGATTTCCTGAGCCCAAGCCGCTTCATTCGCGCACTATTTTTATCTAACTCAGTGCCAACAAACTTTACCAACGCCCAAATGGACGGTGCTGCTTGGCACATTCTAGGAAGCTTTGATATTCCCCCTGGATCAGTGACCTTGCCAGCTAGCAATCCCTATGGTGGTGGCACAGGCGGCTATGAGGTAACTGAATGGAGCATTGTGGCGAACAATAAAACTATGATTTACAACGTCAAGATGTTTGAAAACAATAATACGTATGCATTTGATCTGAAAAAAATGGATGTGAATGCTAAAGAAATGAAGTATGTCAAATTAGCTCAGCCCAAGATTTTGGTCCCAGTGAATTGA
- a CDS encoding NAD(P)H-dependent oxidoreductase, with amino-acid sequence MSLIDKLQWRYATKKMDPSKSVPQEKVELILEAIRLTASSSGLQPYEVLVITNKAIREKIKAISWDQTQVVDSSHLLVFAAWDTYTADRINQSFDMTEKLRNFKSEAGDVYRQKLLSGYTARDAETNYTHAAKQAYIGLGTALIAAAYEQVDSTPMEGFDAAALDEILNLKEKGLRSVVMLPLGYRKADEDWLLNLKKVRKPKEDFVTWIE; translated from the coding sequence ATGAGCTTGATAGACAAATTACAGTGGCGCTATGCCACCAAGAAAATGGACCCCTCAAAGTCCGTACCGCAGGAAAAGGTAGAGCTAATACTGGAGGCCATTCGTTTGACTGCCAGCTCTAGTGGATTACAGCCGTATGAAGTGCTTGTGATTACTAATAAAGCTATTCGCGAGAAGATTAAAGCTATTTCATGGGACCAAACCCAGGTAGTAGATTCTTCTCACTTGCTCGTTTTTGCCGCCTGGGATACCTACACGGCAGACCGAATCAATCAATCATTTGATATGACTGAGAAGCTGCGTAACTTCAAAAGCGAAGCTGGTGACGTCTATCGCCAAAAGCTATTAAGTGGTTACACCGCAAGAGATGCTGAAACCAATTACACCCATGCTGCAAAGCAAGCATATATTGGACTTGGTACTGCCCTCATTGCGGCAGCCTACGAGCAGGTAGATTCCACGCCAATGGAAGGCTTTGATGCTGCAGCTCTCGATGAAATCCTCAACCTCAAAGAAAAAGGTTTGCGCAGCGTGGTCATGCTGCCGCTAGGATACAGAAAAGCAGACGAAGACTGGTTGCTTAACTTGAAAAAAGTCAGAAAGCCTAAGGAAGACTTTGTTACTTGGATTGAGTAA
- a CDS encoding 3'-5' exonuclease family protein, giving the protein MDVKPHSYPDLAFVDIETTGSNFERDRITEIGIKTLASHEIHVWERLINPQVFIPQNIQKLTGIVPSMVESQPCFSEIAKELAKELQGKIFVAHNARFDYGFIKASFKRIGIDFKPKVLCTVKLSRLLFPEQPRHNLDTLISAHGLKVGARHRALGDADLLLQFWRVCESQFGFDKLNQAINQLIGNPSLPPNIDQHAVDLIPDGPGCYIFYGDNKIPLYIGKSISLRSRVMGHFQGALTQRKEMKLSLQVRDIDWIETSGELGALILESKLIKERMPVMNIKLRKSKDLCAWRLEEDASGVLVPQLVTHHHLAPGLQENLYGLFYSKREAHSYLKAIAKKHHLCEALLGLEKRLDGKSCFGYQVKQCEGACLNLKPVAMHNLQLRTVMDLFKVQVWPYSGAIAIKEGDEMIVVDRWCYLGTAINHDELHELAEFGEGDFDLDIYKILKKALAGAYKNKVIEL; this is encoded by the coding sequence GTGGACGTTAAGCCGCACTCATACCCTGATTTAGCATTTGTTGATATTGAAACCACGGGGTCGAATTTTGAGCGTGATCGAATTACAGAGATAGGGATTAAAACCCTGGCAAGTCATGAGATTCATGTATGGGAAAGGTTAATTAACCCCCAGGTCTTTATTCCACAAAACATTCAAAAACTGACGGGCATAGTCCCATCCATGGTCGAGTCTCAACCATGTTTTTCTGAGATCGCTAAGGAGTTGGCAAAAGAGCTTCAGGGAAAAATATTTGTTGCTCACAATGCTAGATTTGATTATGGGTTTATCAAAGCCTCCTTTAAAAGAATCGGAATTGACTTTAAGCCAAAAGTTTTATGTACAGTAAAACTCTCCAGATTGTTGTTTCCAGAGCAGCCTCGCCATAATCTCGATACTCTTATTAGTGCCCACGGCCTGAAAGTGGGTGCTAGGCACCGTGCACTTGGCGATGCAGATCTACTGCTTCAGTTTTGGCGAGTGTGCGAATCCCAATTTGGGTTTGATAAATTAAATCAGGCAATTAACCAGCTGATTGGCAACCCTAGTCTTCCTCCAAACATTGATCAGCATGCAGTAGATTTAATTCCGGATGGCCCAGGTTGTTATATCTTTTATGGGGATAACAAGATCCCACTCTATATTGGTAAAAGTATCTCGTTACGCAGTAGGGTGATGGGACATTTTCAGGGGGCATTAACACAGCGTAAGGAAATGAAGCTTTCGTTGCAAGTTCGCGACATTGATTGGATTGAGACTAGTGGTGAGTTGGGCGCCTTAATTCTTGAATCCAAATTAATCAAAGAGCGCATGCCTGTAATGAATATCAAGCTTCGTAAATCTAAGGATTTATGCGCATGGCGTTTGGAGGAAGATGCATCTGGAGTCCTTGTTCCCCAGCTGGTTACACACCATCATCTTGCCCCCGGCTTGCAAGAGAACTTATACGGTTTGTTTTATAGCAAGCGAGAGGCGCACTCTTACTTAAAAGCGATTGCAAAAAAACATCACTTATGTGAAGCGCTATTAGGGCTTGAAAAAAGATTGGACGGCAAATCTTGTTTTGGGTATCAGGTGAAGCAATGTGAGGGAGCTTGTCTCAATCTCAAACCGGTTGCCATGCACAATCTGCAATTGAGGACGGTAATGGACTTATTCAAGGTGCAGGTATGGCCTTATTCCGGAGCTATTGCCATTAAAGAGGGTGATGAGATGATCGTGGTAGATAGGTGGTGTTACCTGGGTACCGCTATCAATCACGATGAACTTCATGAATTGGCTGAGTTTGGAGAAGGTGATTTTGATCTCGATATCTATAAGATATTGAAAAAAGCCCTGGCTGGAGCTTATAAAAATAAAGTGATAGAGCTCTGA
- the ahpC gene encoding alkyl hydroperoxide reductase subunit C, translated as MSIINTAVQPFKTEAFHNGKFVTVTDESLKGHWSVLIFMPAAFTFNCPTEIEDAAENYAEFQKMGAEVYIVTTDTHFSHKVWHETSPAVGKAKFPLVGDPTHTLTNAFGVHIPEAGLALRGTFIINPEGIIKTAEIHSNEIARDVSETLRKLKAAQYTAAHPGEVCPAKWKEGAATLTPSLDLVGKI; from the coding sequence ATGTCCATTATTAATACCGCAGTTCAACCCTTCAAAACCGAAGCTTTCCACAATGGTAAGTTTGTAACTGTTACTGACGAATCCCTCAAGGGCCATTGGTCAGTTCTGATTTTCATGCCAGCAGCATTTACTTTTAACTGCCCAACAGAAATTGAAGATGCAGCCGAGAACTATGCTGAATTTCAAAAAATGGGTGCTGAGGTTTATATCGTAACAACCGACACTCATTTCTCACACAAAGTTTGGCACGAGACCTCTCCTGCTGTTGGAAAAGCAAAGTTCCCACTCGTTGGCGATCCAACACACACATTGACAAACGCTTTCGGTGTTCATATTCCTGAAGCTGGTTTGGCATTGCGTGGCACATTCATCATCAACCCAGAAGGCATCATCAAGACAGCGGAGATTCATTCAAATGAAATCGCTCGCGATGTTTCTGAAACATTGCGTAAGTTGAAGGCCGCTCAGTACACAGCAGCGCACCCAGGCGAAGTATGCCCAGCCAAATGGAAAGAAGGCGCAGCAACATTGACTCCATCTTTGGATCTCGTAGGCAAGATCTAA
- a CDS encoding cupin domain-containing protein produces MNINSDYSKKVVVNHHDLPWVPSPEPGVERRMLDRIGDEVAKATSIVRYQPGAQFNTHAHEFGEEILVLDGVFSDETGDYPAGTYLMNPPGSSHAPFSQTGCTLFVKLRHLGPDQVEREVINTKTAPWYQGMVPGLNVMPLMQQGSGSTLVRWAPQTYFNPHKHYGGEEIFVVEGVFEDEHGRYPAGSWIRSPHMSLHQPFSKEGCTIFVKTGHLLD; encoded by the coding sequence GTGAATATTAATTCTGATTACAGCAAGAAAGTTGTTGTAAACCACCATGACTTACCATGGGTTCCTAGTCCCGAGCCTGGGGTTGAGCGTCGCATGCTCGATCGTATCGGTGATGAAGTAGCAAAGGCAACCTCTATCGTGCGCTATCAACCAGGAGCCCAATTTAACACTCACGCCCATGAATTTGGTGAGGAGATTTTGGTTTTAGATGGTGTCTTTAGTGATGAGACAGGAGACTACCCTGCCGGCACCTATCTCATGAATCCCCCCGGATCCTCTCATGCGCCATTTAGTCAAACTGGCTGCACTCTGTTTGTGAAGCTACGACATCTGGGTCCAGATCAAGTGGAGCGAGAGGTCATTAATACCAAAACTGCTCCTTGGTACCAGGGTATGGTTCCAGGTCTTAATGTAATGCCACTAATGCAACAAGGCAGCGGATCTACTTTAGTTCGGTGGGCTCCTCAGACCTATTTCAATCCCCATAAACATTACGGCGGTGAGGAAATCTTTGTGGTTGAAGGCGTATTTGAGGATGAGCATGGGCGCTATCCTGCTGGTTCCTGGATCAGAAGCCCTCATATGAGTCTTCATCAGCCTTTTAGCAAAGAAGGCTGCACTATCTTTGTAAAGACTGGTCATCTACTCGACTGA
- a CDS encoding phasin family protein, protein MFQTQLNDQLASAQAKAIETAKHLAQVAVESAQELAEINQAAAKDALVAAQDTSSQLLAIKDPQQLAKLAQPEAAQEAAKYAAAYQAKVNQVVRNGNKEVAQVVDASIDDARADLVKFVKEATKTAPAGSEAFVSAFKTAFDSSLQQFDQVRASATDAFANFEKSVDAALANIQGQYAVAKPAAKSRKAA, encoded by the coding sequence ATGTTTCAAACTCAATTAAACGACCAACTCGCTTCTGCACAAGCTAAAGCAATCGAAACTGCTAAACATTTGGCACAAGTTGCTGTTGAAAGCGCTCAAGAATTAGCTGAAATCAACCAAGCAGCTGCTAAAGATGCTTTAGTTGCCGCTCAAGATACAAGCTCACAATTGTTGGCAATCAAGGATCCACAGCAATTAGCTAAATTAGCTCAGCCAGAAGCTGCTCAAGAAGCCGCTAAATATGCTGCTGCTTACCAAGCTAAAGTAAACCAAGTAGTTCGTAACGGTAACAAAGAAGTTGCTCAAGTAGTTGATGCTTCTATTGATGACGCACGTGCTGATTTGGTTAAGTTTGTTAAAGAAGCTACTAAGACAGCTCCTGCTGGTTCTGAAGCTTTTGTTTCTGCATTCAAAACTGCATTTGATTCTTCACTCCAACAGTTTGACCAAGTTCGCGCATCTGCAACGGACGCATTTGCTAACTTTGAGAAGAGTGTTGATGCTGCTTTGGCAAACATTCAAGGTCAATACGCTGTTGCTAAGCCAGCTGCTAAAAGCCGCAAAGCTGCTTAA